TAATCATCCTGTGAATAACGCTTTTGATTTATGAACAGGAAATTGCATTGATAATTGAACTTTCAATTAGAAATATGACCACAAAATACTTAgggttaaatattttattttataataagcCTTACACCAGGATCACTAAACATTTTGTGTCTCACCCAAATAAGTTACATTCATTCTGAGCTttcatgcagttttaaaaaagttaaatttctcaaaaaataattttcaagtgtGCTGTAATAAGCTCTGCATAACCAAGCCAGAATTCTTCCACACCAAGCAAATATtccagttttccctcctgctttgaCAGCACAGACCAATTACAAAAGCCCCTCCAAATTTGCACAGATTAAACAGAGACTGACTGAAATTACTGAGACTTTCCGAATTCCTTGAATAACAGCAGTAGCGCTTCAAAGCATGAGCGAGGCCACCGAGCCGAGTTGCAAGAAGTGACGTTTTGCCTGAGGAGAATACTAAAGTATCTTAAATTGAAAACCTTGCTGCAAAGGGACCGACCACCGCTGACGAGCATGCAGAACACCAAGAACGGGCAGCGTGCCTCACATCCGCGAGCTTAACCCCAGCTTTTAAGGGGACACAGCATTTATGCAGTCTTCTACTATTTCAAAAAGGTAGTGATATATATCAGTCCTCCTGGCAATGTCAAGGGCTGTTTCATCCAAGTTGTTTTTCAGGTCCGGTTTCACATAGCGATTCATCAGCAAGAGTTCCAGGGTTTCTCTACTGTTTTTGTTTCCCGCAGCGATGTGCAGGGGAGTCAGCAAACCATTCGTCTGCGCGTTGATGTCCGCGCCCTGCTGAAGTAAGAACGCGGCCACTTTGGTGTTGTTCCACTTACAGGCGCTGTGCAGCGGTGTCCAGCCGTCCACCGTCTGTGCGTGAACGTCCGCCCCTTGGGCCACCAGCTCGTGCGCGATGTCCAGGTGCCCGCTGTAGGCAGCTCGATGGAGAGGAGTGTACTGATCTTCATCACGAGCATTAACTGGAGCCAGCTTCTCAGAAAGCAGCCTCTTCACGGTGCTCAGCTGTTGAAGGAAAACAGGTAATTTAACACAAAACTCCGCAAACAACATGCATGGCTTTTATGGTTTgaaaaacccataacaatttgttGTCGTTtggacaattattctatcacctgataacccttccccacctgggaaggggaatcagggaaaacaaggaaacacgagggttgaaatatagataggtttaataggataagactaaataattaatgaTAATACTacagaaccagtattgatcccgataccaatataaaatatacaggaaTTATCCTCAGCCCATTCTCCCAGCAGgagacagcaaatgtgggacattGCGAGCGTtgggctttgggaggaagggaagggctcaggggtccggcactggggcaaggagttctcaggatcgcagacatcaagggagagagacagctcctcagaaaactttctaatttatatagaatgtgacattcatggtatgaaataatcctgttgaccAGTTTGGGTCAAGGGCCTGGGTCTTGCTTCACCTCATCCCTGCACCTAACTAGCTCggaaacaccgagaccttgaaacccacataccatagctggctataaagtaaatattttcattaattcagacactagagtcttctaaaagtgcaagTTTCCagagcattagaagataaattagtgcTGTGTTGCTCAAACTAGGACAACGGCTTTTACTGATCTGAAGTTTTATGAGAAAACAATTTCTGTCGGTCTCAAAAAGGCTTATGTGTaacaagaaattttaaaataaaaccagttattATTACTTTTGTTACCAGGGTTGTTTTGgcttgtggggtttgtttgtttggggttttttgggggtgggttttttgagggtggtttttttggtgttttgttttcttggttttgtttttttttaaaaaaaacaaaacaaaacaaaaaaacagagatACATTACCATGCTGGTGCGAAACCACACAGCCCTAGCTCCCCCCCACTTTGCTTTAAGCACCCAGCTGGGACGCCTTAGGAGTATCTTTATCTTAGACTTTCTCCCCGTTCTCTGTGAGGACACAAGTACCTCCACAAAACTGTAGATGGAGCTTGTGCACGGGTAAGAAATtcaactaatgaaaataaatgtacacAAGGGTGTAATAAGCTACATAACAGGaatctcagtcttctctccctcACTGACAAGAATAAAAAGCTTCCCCCTCCAGCCTGTAGAGACAGGAAAACCGTCACCCCTCCTCTGCATATGTAGCTTTTGAGAAAATAAAGTTTCAGAtacaccctccccaccccagttAAAAGGCTATTTGCCATGAGGAAAGAGCCTGGCATGCTTTCCATTTACAGAAGTTTAAGGGTGCTGTTATTTTAACTCTGAACTACAATCAAAGCTTCTGTTCTGAAAGCTAACTGATCCAGGAATATTTTAGCATGTGTGGGCTACAAAAGGAGATGTTTTACATACAGTGGCTTGCAAAACTGCATCAAAATAGGGATTTTGAATCAGAGGGATAAAGGGAAGCGTAAGTAAGTTTCCATTTGTCAATGAAACTGTAGATATCTGCTCAAAACAACGTTCTTGTCAGCCATACACACAAAGAGAATAAATGCCTTACCCGATTGTTTTCGGCTGCCCAGAGCAGCaatttctctggatttttttccatttttttctcttgcatttcatACCATTCCTCGCTTCTTTCTTGTTCATCATCGTCGTCGTCATCATCGGACTGTCCCGaccagcagctctgggtcccGACAGGAATGAGATGCCGGTgtgtctccagcagttccagctGGTTGAAATTCTCCGTAAAGTCTTCGAACTGCTCGCTGTCCTCATCCTCCTCGTCCCCTTGCGTGGCTTTACTCATCTTCAGTCAGCATCTGTAAGCAGCAGATAGACAGCCATATTTACAATAACTTTTATCGTCAATAAAAACACCTCATTGTTTACAAACAAAAGATTTAGAGAAAACACTGGGTTTTAGGCAGTGTTTCTCCCCACCCTTTCCCCTCACGCCCCGACCGAGGCgaggcccggcccagccccgcggcccTCCGCGAGGTCCACACCACCCCGGGAAGGGCCTCAACGCCCACCCCGGGGCTACCGGGAACCCGCCCCCGAggccccccccccacatccccggccctgcctgcggCCACACGCCGTCTGTCCCGTCTCCCATCCGCGCTCGGAACCCGCCCGG
Above is a window of Larus michahellis chromosome 1, bLarMic1.1, whole genome shotgun sequence DNA encoding:
- the ANKRD49 gene encoding ankyrin repeat domain-containing protein 49, producing MSKATQGDEEDEDSEQFEDFTENFNQLELLETHRHLIPVGTQSCWSGQSDDDDDDDEQERSEEWYEMQEKKMEKNPEKLLLWAAENNRLSTVKRLLSEKLAPVNARDEDQYTPLHRAAYSGHLDIAHELVAQGADVHAQTVDGWTPLHSACKWNNTKVAAFLLQQGADINAQTNGLLTPLHIAAGNKNSRETLELLLMNRYVKPDLKNNLDETALDIARRTDIYHYLFEIVEDCINAVSP